The genomic stretch cagcacacacagtcagcGCCGCCTGACCCCGGGCTGCTGTTAGTCCTGCAGGAAGAGTCCTTCCTAAGTCAtacttttctgtttgtttttaccttgaATTCAAGTGAAATACTTCACTGCAGTACTTAAGCATTAAAAGGCCAGATGTGAGCTTCTCTCTCTGAGCTCTTATtgtttctccttcctccacTTTGACTTCACTACATATTCTGTTTATGCTGCACTGTTAATCCATGTTGGTTCTGTAGTGATAAACATTAGAGGACGATGATGAAGCTGCTCCgctctgtgtgctggatgtCATGGTGGATGTGAGGCTGTGTGTCCTGTACAGACCGGGACCAGTCTGTCACTGACATGCTTGTTCTTTAATAAATATTAGAGCTTTGTGCCAGAGGAGAATAATTCATGCTGAGCCCACAGAGCCTGGTGGCTGTTTGAACTGCCATAGCTGTTATTATTACTTCAAGGAATGTATTTGAACTGATGACTGTGCTGttcccctccctccatctacataagtaaagagCCTGAGGATCCAGCCCTCTGGTTCATATGGTGGCATTAAGCTGTGTTCTGTCTGTCATCAAGTCACAGCCAGGGACATGAGTCTGGTGCTTCATACATCCCTGCCAGTACTACACGGCCTGCCTCACGGCGCTCAGTGAGAGGCCTGCCCTGGCACAGCTTAGCTTCATCAGACAGAAGCAGGTCACAGTGGGTACTGTTCCATCAGCGTGAAAATAAAACTGGGGAAACTCCCACCGGTGGTGCTGCCCATCCAAACATAAGGGGGGCCGAGAGCAACGTTCCTTAACTGGATCTGAGTTTCagctcattcatctgctgctgGAAGAGCCCAAACATGGAGCTAACACACAGAATACTTCAGCGTATTGGTTACCAGAGAGGGATCAATACCAGCTGATATCTCAGAGCAGTGCCCATCAAAGGAAGCAGGCTACCACTGTGTGTCCTTccatgttgcctagcaaccatcTGTCCTCAGTGTGCTATGAATCCTGGGACACATTGGTCTGTCTACTGCAGCTCTAAAACCATGTGATCAGGTTTAttaggaaggaggaggaggaggatccaTCAAAAGTCTATAAACACAGGAATCCTCTTTCAAACATTTCTGGCTCTCAGTGAAGCCTCCAGGCCACACACGGGCTGCAGCCTGTCACATGCTGGTTTTAAATCCTGCATGTGATCTTCTCCTTCCATGTCTGCAGGACGGTGGAGACGATGTTGAGTCAACACCGGACGTGAAGCAGCAGCGGACGCAGCAGGAGACACAGCCGCCTCCAGACGTGTCCCTCCTTCAGTTCCTCAAAAGTAAGAGTGTTTTTCTGtgcttctgcttcctgtctgttgAGACAGCGATCATGGTGACCTCAGGGCAGCGGCTGCCAGCGAGGGTCACCAAAGTTCATCACCAGAGTTCATcaagccaacacacacactgagccggTCCGTTCTGTGTCAGACCTCTGAACACTCCTGTCCTTCAGGTTTCCCTCGCATCGCCCTGCGGACGCTGCGGAGTCCCATCTTCCTGCTGGTGGTTCTGGCCCAGGTGAACCTGGCGGCGCTGCTGTCCGGCCTCGCCACCTTCATGGCTAAGTTCATAGAGAGGCAGTTCAGCCAGACGGTGCCCTTCTCCACCATGATGATAGGTGAGAGTCCACGTCCGCGCCCCACAGTGCACAGAGACCACAGGCTGATCCCTGATCCCTGATCTCTGCCTCACAGGCAGCATCTCCATCCCCATGGCGGTGGTGGGAATTGTCCTGGGCGGGGCTCTGATGCGGCGCTTGAACCTATCCGTCATCGGTGCCAGTAAGATGTGCGTGGCGGCTGTTGTGTTCTGCATGTTCTTCgccctgcctctgctgctcgTCGGCTGCTCCACCCAGAGGGTCGCCGGAATCTTTCCTAACAGGTAGCTacagaacaggaagtgacgccACCACAGAAAGGTCACATGCTGATGATGGCGTGCCCACACTGTTCCACATCATATAATGTAACGCCTGCTGCGCTCCCAGGCTGGGAAGTGTGGAAGCAGCAGGTCCTGTGTGTGAAGGGTTCTAGCATCACAGCTTTCATGGTTTCACAAGTCTCAGCTTGTGCTGGTTGTTCGGGTCCTTCAGGTCTGACGGGCCTGTAAGTCCTACAAGTAAAAACTCTGTCTGCTTCCAGGTCTGAGGTGTTGTGCAGTTCTGGCTGTCAGTGTCCTCCGGAGGCCTTTAACCCCGTGTGTGGGTCGGACGGGGTGGAGTACAGGTCTCCCTGCCACGCCGGCTGTTTGTTTAATGAAACAGACTCCAGCGGCAAAGTCACGGTAAGAAGGAAGGATTTTATTGTTAAACACAAAATGTTGCTCAGAGTCTTCCTCTCTGGTTGGACTGAAGGAAGACCTGGTGCACTGACTCACTGCACCCTCTTTAGGCTCAGACTGGTATTACATGTCTATCTTCTTAAGCTGGGGACGCACTACACGATTTTTTGGCCTGATTTTACCCATGATTCCCTGTCAGGCAAAgtcaggacagcagcagcagcctgccgcttgtcatcagtgtttgtttacttcttctttGAGTTTTTGGTGGTTAGGGTTAGATGTTACCGCCGCCAGCTGGTCTGCTGCGTTCAGTTGTCTTtgatccctcatcaggagcagctGTTAGCTGTTCAAAGTATCTGTCCAGATGTGCTGCGAATGacatcgtgtgtgtgtctctctctgtctgcggTCAGTAACACTAACAGAGTCTGTGTTGTTCTGTCCCTGCAGAACTACACCGGGTGTCTCTGTGTCGATGGTCCCGGCGTGGCTCTGCCTGGTACCTGCGGCAGCGGTTGTtcccacctgctcctgccctTCATGGTTCTGATGGGTCTCACCTGCTtcatccttcctctctctcagacGCCATCACAACTATTGATCCTCAGGTATCCTCAGAGCGCCCCCTTGTGGAGGAATGTTTTGCCCCCTTCCCATTTATGAATGTATTCTACACATCCCCATCTCTGTGATTGGTTGATGAgctgttgtttattttaatcGTGGCTCAGACAAACATTCACAGCTGGAAGAGAAACAAACTAAAGTCTGTGGTATATCTGTGgacgctctcattcatccaggtcatagtcatttccaagagttcgaggcagctggactgaaggattgttttttgaagacgtttcgccacgcgacttcaaaaaacaatccttgactcgatttaaactcttggaaataaaATCTGTGGTCACACATAAACCAAAGAGAAGCTGCTGTTAGTGCTTCCATGCTGACAGTTTGTCCTTTGTGCTGCAGGACGGTGGACCCGCAGGACAAGTCGTTTGCGGTGGGAGTTCAGTACATGCTGTTCAGAGTCCTCGGTAAGATGCACAGATAGAAGCTCACTAATAAaaccacagcagctctgctgttggTCAGAGGTGAGCCAAACATCGAATGTTTTTGAGAGTGAGACATGTGTCTCCACTGGTGTCTGTCCAAACGTCTGCTCTCTGATGATGACCTGAATGTCCTGCTGAATATTCTGATAAAGGCTGAAAATAGCCGATCAGATGCGACTCCTCTGAAGTTTTTAACGTGACGCACTAATATGTAACGGCCATCTTTAGAAATATCTGTGTGGTTCAGCTCAGCATCATGAGGGAGGCGACGACTCAGCTGATTAGATGTGATGCATGTTCTTATCAGAAGCAGTGATCATCAGGGAGGTGCTGCAGTTTCTGTACATATCTGaatctgctgtgatggagacAGTCAGCAGATAATGAGGCATGGCAGCTTCAGGGTTAAACCACAAAAATACTGCTGAGGTTAAACCAGTCACGTGTCCTCTGGCGCCTCCAGCAGGGCAGCCGTCTCTCTAACATGGCTGCGACTCTTTGCAGCTTTCATGCCCGGCCCGGTTCTGTACGGCAGCGTCATCGACACCACCTGCATCCAGTGGGGCAGGAAGTGCGGCAAggacacttcctgtctgtactACAACCTGGACCGCTTCAGACAGAGGTAACCTGACACcggcctcctccagctccacccGCACACATCTCCCAGACAGACCCtcaccagctgtgtgtgtgtgtgtgtaggtttctGGGTCTGCAGGTGGTGTTTGTCTGCGGCGggctgctctgcttcctgcTGACGGTTGTCGTCCTGCGCAGGAGGTCTGAAGGTCAGGAACCACAGGTGGAGACCAAAAGAGGGTACGAGCTGGTGAGCgagcagaaagctgcagaggaCGCTTCGTCCAAAGAAAAAGAGCTGCAGACCTGAAGGGACGAAGGCTGaggacactgagacacaggaggGTGCTCTGCTAACTGCAAAAGAACCGCCTGCTttctgccattttgtttgtactGCACACGCTCAGCTAGCATTTCCACTGCGAACACTCTGAAACATTCCAGTTATTGTGACTTTGAAGATGATGTACAGCACAGTGCAGCTGTGACGCTGCTGACGtttgaagttagcatgctaaacaGCTAGCTACAGCCCCAATGAGTCAGCATACATCCATCCAGACGGGCTCATCTGAGTCAGGAGACACTCAGAGGTGTTGGTGTCTCTGGTCCagaagcctccagcagcagcctgtatgagggtctgctggatcagtgctctctgtggctgcagggaccaggcttctgatgtctctgtgtgaggaagaggaggctccgtgctCGGCCGGCCGCTCCGTCCTGcgctctgatgtctcctccctgaataaatgtctcctcTCCGGACTCGGCGGTGGGAGTTCAGAGCCCGCTGCGTCTTcgtcctcacagagacgtggctcagagacagaggtctggacgcctccgtccagctggaccggctgGTTCGGTGCTGACAGacatgcagctctgtgcggtgaggctcgccgtggcggctgctgtgtttacatcagctcagcttctacttcctgctgctccctggtggagcagaggctccgcTCCACAGACCAGGTTTGGATATAAAACAGGTTGTGAATGTGACTTCCCTTTCTCAGGgtttttaacaaaaacaaaacagtgacctgtttttttcttttcttacaaCTTAAGTAGAAACAAAGTTCATTTAAAACACTGAGTGTGAACAGGGTGCAGGCAGTCGCCACcatctttttatttaaaaagtttatGCATGTACATTTTCCTCTGCTAACTTTGTGTAAACATCTTTTTCAGTTGAGGCTTTAGTTGGTTCTTTAGCCATGTAGCTACCTGGTGTTAGCGTGTTTGTCTGTGTCCATATAAGGTTTTTAAAACTGTGATTTAAACTGTGAATTTTACACGTCCTGTATTTTTCCTGGAAAACGTCTTATCATGCTTTACTCCTTAATCctcccacagctccacctgccaGTCTCAGGCTGGCACTGCCTGATCACTACATGTTCCTATACAGAGCCTCCTCCATGTTGTAGAGCTTATAACTGCTGACAACAGAGATTgattagccggcagagatcggctcatttaatttgcgacagcaatgatGTCATTGACGGCGAAAGAAGCTGCGACATGCTAGCTGTTTCCTCTTTGACCTGATTGGTTGGAGTGCAGATTTTTAGTCTTAGTTGTTTAGTGAAACATTTAATCTGCAGTAAGTGTTTTCTAATCAGAGTCatgaatgttttattgttcatccATCTTAAAACCCTTTCACTGAAGTCGGTGTTACAGTCTGATTTACAGGTTAGAACATGTTTGTGGCGTCttaaacagctgctgcagaaacataGACTACTAACAGATAGAACATACACaacctgatcacacacacacacacagggagagtgagagacatGTCCAGGCAGCAGCTTTCAGGTGCCAGCCCcaacaagtcacacaaacatgccATTCCAGACCTGTCCTCACCTGTCCTAAAGACAGTGTGTCCATTAGAGGGCATCAGTCATGAGACACAAAGACTGATGATGTGAGCAGTCTTCACCTTCTCTGTGCAACAAACGGACAGGGTGAAGGTGCATCATTGCACCAACAGGAAGTTTGTCTCATCATGAGGACATGAAACTGTCTGAAGCTGAAAGACAGGAGGAAGTGATCCTCAGCCTCCAGCGCGGGGTCCAGACTTTGGACAGGGCCCATCACTCACATGTTAAACATTCACCCTGGACTGAAACGGCAGCATCATACAGTCTGACACagttctctgacagagtcacaGTGACACCTTGTGGGCAGATCTGCTGCGGCCATGCTTGAAGGTTGAAATCtaacagtttctgaatgttttaaaagaaaaattaaaatggaatacatttattttaatgtcactgTTTTGCTATTTGTTCTTCCCCTCTAGTTAAAGAAACATGGGAACTTATTCaatatttaaaatttaaatattgTGCAAAGTTAAtgacagtttatttatttaaattttaaataaataaactgtcattattattttatttatttaaatctattatttaaaaatatagtttatttatttaaattttaaataaataaactgtcaTTAACTTTGCACAAATAACACGAAAAAGGATTAAAGTATGAACTTAACACTAATAAAAAGGATTAATTCCTGCAATTCAAAAGTCAGACCTTCGGGTGGCGGTATCGCAGCAAATATatgagcagaagaagaagaagaaacagcgCGCCACCCGGCGGCAGCAGTAAACCTCCAGACCTGCTGCAGGCGCTCCAGACCTGCTGGGAATTCatgagcagaagaagaaggacgaacTCAAACGGATTAAAAGTGTTTAAAACCCGCTAACATCAGCTGAGGAGTCGGGAAGGTTTGCTGCCACCGCTCGGTGAGTCACTTTCaaagcttctgtgtttgtttctcgcTGTTTAACGGAGGCGTGCTAACGCTAGCTCTGTTAGGGTTAGCTTAGCAAAACCCGCTTCAATACCAAACTACCACCGGAAACTGTCTAATTTTAATGTAGCTTCTTTACACACACGCTGTTATTACTTCAAGTCAAAGAACCAGAACCTCTTTTATATTCGGCTACGAAAATATGCACAGAAACATCCATTTAAATAAACTTACAAGCGTTAATGTTATTAACACCAAACTTTCCATTAAACCAATATAATAtagacaataaaacaataaacgcACCACGTACGTATTGTTCAAACATTTGAACTAAAGCAGCGAACGCGTCTTTTATATTCggctaataaaaaaataaacaacaatacaTTTAGAATAACTTCTGTGTTATGAAGGGGAACGACCAGCAGGGGGCGTTGTAGAGCCGAGTAGGAGCTCTgactcctctgcaggctgatgtGGCTGCAGTGAGCCTGGTGTGTGTGGCTTCTGGTCGGGGTGTGTTCACAGGGTGTTTGTACTGTGGCCGAGGTCAGAGCAATAAAACATGGTGGCTGTGACGCTGACGTCATGTGACGCTGACGTCATGTGACGCTGGGTTATCATGTGCCCATCGCTGCATCCGAGTGAACATTTGAAGCTCATTTAAAGAAAAGGTCCCAAACAATGACGGAGTATAATAAAGTTCCACTTTCCATTTTTAACTTAACTTTTCAAATCTAGAAAAATACCATGTAAGACCTTTACACCCAGGACTGTCAGCACAGCCCCCCTAGCTCAGGGGTCAACTTACCTGggggggtagagtctgggtcaGGCTGGGcctcaagtattccacaaaaaaagtacaactggtccaatcttctcaatctgtgttaataacaggtcagaataaggatgcaaattattgattaattcattaatcgttaGTTCACTGACCTTATCGattgattaatgattaattgatAAGCAGTGATTTTCCTGGGgctgaatttccctcagtttcactgaGATAAAAGCCAAACATTGTTTACTGGATAAAACCTGCacgtcatattccttaatgagtgatttagTGTACCTttgggatacagtacagacaatgacatttatgtagaaTAACAGAATCAGTTGTGAATAGAAATGAAATGTCGgctgctcctcacacagacacatgccacatgtgtgcagcttgtttacagtgagggcagctactgggAACATGggttctattcaactagcatctcGGCAATCTACTAGTTTGATctattctgggactatattctgacggagcactgctacaggcgcacagagatcacgcagcacctgaaaacaaacacgtCAACAGACCAGCAGCCAGGCTGCTGAgacctgtccaacagacagcgcgtcgctcggcacagttttcaatgcgcgctctctGTCCACTCGTGCAGTGCgctaacgtgtgtgtgtgtgtgtgtgtgtgtttgtgtgcacacctgtgtgtgtgtgtgtgtgcacgcctgtgtgtgtgtgtgtgtgcacgcctgtgtgtgtgttggggcggaactcctctgtGCACAGTACGGAgagcagcggagaaatgcgcgagcatgtagagacagaacggaggctgccactcctcaaaaaatcccaaactaaatatcagagaaatactgacgagcaattaataataaaaatgaactgCACAGGACGAGCCTCagcacaaagtgtgtgtgagaaaatgtgCGTCCACACTAACACTTCTTCCTTGTGTTAAGCTACCAGGAGGTAAGTTCATAGTCTGTTGCTCTTTGTAATGAATCAGACTAAACAGAGCAGGCTACAGCCTTCTGTACAgaatgaacaggaagtggacagactTTAAATTGGTTCTTATTGTATCACCTGCACCCTGCACCTTCAATACAAGGTGCGACATAAAGGTGAACCTTAAAAGCAGATAAAACACCATTTAAGTGGTGGACGCCCACGCCATGAACCATGATCACAGATAAGAGCTGCAGCGTGTGAAGCAGATGCTGCTTCATCATCTGTttcaaatcaaaacacacagactttatgtgcaatgctgtgtttattgtttaatgAAGACAGAATCAGAACCATCAGCACTGTGGATAAAGACACATGTTCCATCACTGTCAATCATTCAGAGTGTTTTGATGCAGATGCAgaggaaacatttcaaacatgtgAATGAGTGGTTGCCCTGCATCCTTCTTCatatggaggaagatgagatcTTTACATTGTTACAGTGATTCATGCTGATCTGAttacaacaggaagtgaccccCTCTCACATGGTGAACACCAGGTGACCACTGAAGGTGGTGTGGTGGTTGTGATTATCAAATATCTGTGAGTCAAACCACTGACGCAGGAACACCTGATCTCCAGGGTTCAgctgcagtgtggcagcattAGTGACAGATGAGAAATGAGACGGTTGATGTTCATACGCTATATAAATGTGCTCTGAATTCCTGAACAACACAGCACCTGTGGGATGTGGGTCATGATTAACTACGTGCCACTCAAAGTGGTACAGTCCTCTGACAGGTGCAGTGAAGATACCTgaggacagaagcagcagtta from Parambassis ranga chromosome 14, fParRan2.1, whole genome shotgun sequence encodes the following:
- the slco2b1 gene encoding solute carrier organic anion transporter family member 2B1 yields the protein MGVCDLSVTSDPSRSRAAARRWSPFNSIKFFVFCHSFLQLAQLLVSGYMKSSITTIEKRYGLSSQKSGLLAAFNEVGNTILIVFVSFLGSRVHRPRCIGGGALLACLASLLMALPHFLTERYEYTDRVSASATGLCQLQSNLVTLPSNQTCQKQESPAQQGVYPLLLLGQLLLGIGAVPIQPFGISYIDDYASRKNSPLYIGILLAMTSIGPAFGFITGSFMLRIYVDFNTLPKDQIKLDHKDLRWVGAWWLGFLVAACLLFLTALPYLFFPRNMPKEDGGDDVESTPDVKQQRTQQETQPPPDVSLLQFLKSFPRIALRTLRSPIFLLVVLAQVNLAALLSGLATFMAKFIERQFSQTVPFSTMMIGSISIPMAVVGIVLGGALMRRLNLSVIGASKMCVAAVVFCMFFALPLLLVGCSTQRVAGIFPNRSEVLCSSGCQCPPEAFNPVCGSDGVEYRSPCHAGCLFNETDSSGKVTNYTGCLCVDGPGVALPGTCGSGCSHLLLPFMVLMGLTCFILPLSQTPSQLLILRTVDPQDKSFAVGVQYMLFRVLAFMPGPVLYGSVIDTTCIQWGRKCGKDTSCLYYNLDRFRQRFLGLQVVFVCGGLLCFLLTVVVLRRRSEGQEPQVETKRGYELVSEQKAAEDASSKEKELQT